TTTGTTATCAATGCTTATTGTTCCATTGACTCGAGTGAATTTAGATGAGCTTCATTGTGAGTTTATCTGATGATGGACCTCTGGTGAGGATTAGGCATAACCTAACAGCTACTGCAAATTGCATTTAGCCTTTACAGTTAAGCAGGCATAAATAAATCAATGGAGGAATTAGTACACTGAAGGGTCTCCTCAGTGAAAACAAGCTGTGCTGTCACTGAGATGGCCATTAGTCAAGCTAAGCTAGGAAAGGCAGCCTTCAGACTAATGCTGCTTTCTGAGCAGTGAGATTTAAAATTtccatggaataaaaaaaaagactaataGCAttcttgagaaagaaaattgtgGGAATGAGACCATCAATTGTAGgaatgactgataaaattatttaattgacACTAACaaaaagatagatttagatAAAAAGTATGATGGGCAAGTGATGGATTAGGCTTTTCAGTATACAAGAAGGCTTTATTTTGCCTCTGACTCTAGTGGAGATGAAGAGATCATTTCACTCTAATTTGATAGGAAGGTGCAAATACTGTGGgtgaaaaatcagaataaatatTGCAGGTTCAAAAACGTTTCCAATACATTTTACGGGaacatcaaaaataaaattagtcaAAGCTCACAGAATGAACATATTTTTGTAACATTCTTGAATGCAAAATTGGACATCTCTTGATGTaagttctttgggtttttttcaaataacaaaagaaaacattttgtggcACAAAGAAGCTTcatgtttcaaaaattacttAGTGGAGGTTAACAGCTGAAAGCTAGGGAACTTCAGTCAAAAGTGTACATTTGATAAGGTAAAGGACAACAACACTTTACAAAAATTATATTGCTATTTTCAATTTCTATCTAATCTGAAATGTAAGGATCATGCAATAGCTGAGATAACACCTTCAGCAAATGATAAACAGTATCAAATAAGATTTGCAGAGCTGAAATGTATGTACATCAGCATCTAAGAATTgcataaaataaactttatccTAGCAGTTTTTGCTCAGAGACTCAAAGACAAGGCTAGACTATTACAAACCCTACAGCATCCAACAAAAGAGGGTAGGAATTAGAAATACAAGACACAGCTGTTGTTTCTAGCTTGGATTGTGAACATTATGCTACATTAAAGTATaaaaagtttgcttttaaaCTAGTGAATGATACGTGTGTTGTCCAAAAGTTTGCAGAGACTCTTTAGCAGTTTCTGGAAAAGGAGCTGTAAGTATAATTTATTCTGTGCAACATCTCTGGTGTTTTCTCATTGAAAAAGCAATGAATTCGAGGGACTTGCAGTGAATAAACGAATTTGTTGTAGAGAAAGTGCAAtttggcaggggggaaaaatggaaCTAATAGTGGAATCTCTGCTTTGTAATTCAGTTTTGCACATCCCGATACCATCTGTAACTGCAACTAAGATAAGCGAACTGGCGAAACTCCACTGGTTGTAAACGCACGGGCCAGGGCTAGTCTGGTCACTGGAGAGAGCTAAATCCTAGgcttttatatataaaatatataaccCTGAGAGAAGTGCTGtctcaggcacagagcagcaggaagcacAGACTCttagcagctcctctccctgatGCTGGACAGCGGGCACGAGTCAAAGGGATTTCAGGGGGCCGCGGGTGAACCACAGGGAGCTGCGGTGCtctgaagcagagcagagcacttCTCACAGGTACCTTCTCTCAGGCACTGTCCCGTAGCCGAGTCTGTGACAAGTGATGTGCACTCCCTTGCCGCACCCTTGTCCCCCGATGCCGTGGGCGGAGGcgcaggcacagggcagggctgatCGCAGCTCCCGGCTCCCCGCGTCGTGCTCCCAAGTACCTCTAATTGGATTGCCGTAATTTCTGCCCTTCCAAAAGCGGCGGGCGGCGAGGGGGAATGGCccgggggggggcggggggaggcggTGGGCGGCTCTCGGCTCCGCCGGCGCGGCCGCTCCGCAGCCCATAAAgcgcggcggcagcgcggcgAAGCCGCGGCCACGCAGTGAGAGCCCGCCGTGGGACCAGCCTCGCTCCGGCCACGCCACGGGAGCACTGCGAGGGACAGACCGCCCCAGCTCAAGGtacccgcagccccggcccttTTCCCAGCGGGAActgggctgcccagccctggggagcccgTTCGCTCGCACCCACTTCCCACCCAGCCGCCCGCGCCCCGGGGCAGGCAGAGCGTTTACCCCGCTGCGGTTTCTTCCAGATGCAGAGGTGCGCCGGTTTCCTGTTTCTGTCTTTAATCCTCTGTACCACCCTCTCGGAAACACTCGGGCTGGTTTTCTCAGTAAGTATCCGTGTCTCAGCTAGCGAGGAACCGCGAACCTCCCACGGATACACGCTGTTCTTAGATATAGGGATTGCAAAAGACGCAGCACACAAAACCATTTCGGGCTATAAacagtttgcctttttttttttttccttcccagctaAGAATTTGGAGATTTTGAATACTAGCTCTCTTGTAAAAAAATACTATGATTAAGAATGTCTACTTGCCAGACCAAAATTGAATGGGCGTCCCACCGGCCTCCAAAAGAATGATGTACATATGGACTTCTTTTATGAAGAGGCTGTCATGCAAATCCaagcaataaaaagaaacattgctgTTTGCTAAGGTGGCTGTCAGATGGTAATATAAACTTCAAGTATAAAGTTGAAATTTCTGCCTCCAAAGTGTGATTTACAGTCATCACTTATGTGGTGTGAAACAGTCAAACCACAAGCATGTCAATATAGACTTAAGGGGGGGCAAGAGCTCACCATGAATATTTACTTCAATAtgatttgctttatttttaaatattttttttcttgattttgaGCCTTCAGAAGACTCTTTCTGCTAAGAGAATGTCCTTTTCAGTGTAGGTTGTGCAATAACATgcttatgtttttttcctttaaggcGAAAGACAAAAGGGGTTGGACTTTGAATAGTGCTGGTTATCTACTTGGGCCACGTAAGTAAGGcacttcttttttcattttttcaaaatgcaaaaattgtGTTACTCACTTCTCTGAATACAGCAATTTTGTCTAAATCTCCAAGACTGAACAAACTCATTTGGAAAAACACTTGTTTAGATGTTTGTTACATGCCTATCATAGAACTGAGGTGTCTGAGACAACAGCTGTTCTTTTCTAAAGAAGTGTGATGGGAGGCCTTATGTCCAGAAACACATCTGCTCACATTTTGTGCTTCTGAACTGTAATTTTCATATGACAAATACGTCACCACAAGAAGTGTCAAAAAACCTTACAGCATCATAGACATCAAGGGCAGAATGACAAAATGTGTACCTCTCCACGTATTTCAGATTTcacctttaaatatttttacaaactTTCACTACTTGACTTTATAagactacattttttttaattaaagcaaaataaattaaaccagTAACTTGCAAACTCAAGACTGTTAACAGTTCACTATGTGAACAATCAATATACAAGGTGTTCAAAATACAGGAGTACTGGTTTATGGGTGGAGATAACAAATGCAGGTTGTAAGGAAAGTAATGTAGAACTAAGCTGTCTCAAATGTTTGTCCTTTTGCCATTAATTCTTGTGAATGTGGTAACATTCATCACcaatgtttctgtattttcagtctCAGTAACACATAGACAAATACTACACATACTTACTCTGACACTCTTCATTCTTTTTAGCTAACAATAAGGatacataaaaaaaagaaagaaagtttaATGCATCTTAAAGGTATTAACTTTTTCTGTAAATGTCTGGAAGTATATTTACCCAAAGCAGAGCTAaacaaattggaaaaaatactgTGGGGAAATGTGCTTGTCAAAGACTTCTATTTTACATCTAAGACTGGATAATAGGAATTATCCTTTGTTGCAGGTCATATTGATAAGCTTTTACTGAGTCAATTAACTcctctgatttttaatttatttatcagATGCAGTAGATAACCACAGATCATTTAATGACAAGCATGGTTTCACTGGTAAACGTGAAATACCGCCCGATGAGGATATTAAAGCAGGTAATGGAAGTCTGGAAACAAGcatttttgatttgttttttatgTTAAGTAATTGATTTACTATTGAACTGACTACTTGGATACAAAactatttctgcatttcaacagaaatcctaataaatatatgaaaggaagaaaaatgacatttgGCCACTCAGTGTGATCTTTATATTGTCATAGATTATAATATCTAAGTGATTAGGAAAATGTATCATAATTTTGTTGCTTTAAATGTGTAATAGATCatattgctttgaaaaaaactttggtttttttctcttttcctctgttcaAGTAAGTATTTCAAATGCCACTCTAGCCCCTCCAGAGTTAATTGTTTTTTTTGCAAAGGAGTCCATAAAGGTGTCTTCAGTAATGAAGGTTATAGAAAATACAAAGTCTCAGTATTTCCTATGATTAAGCAAGGTGGCTTATCTTCATTAAAAGATTGAGAACCTGGTCACAACTGAAGTCAAAATGCTTAGATGTTGCATGTATCAGAATTTAGAAAATGGCAATGAAAAGAGTGCAGCCTTGTTCTGGATTTGTCATCCGAAGCTGGGCCTCTAAAATGTATGTCTAGACTCCCTTAAGAAGGGAAGCTGACATTTTTTAGGCTTTATTTTGAACACCTATTTCAGGATAAGGTGCAGAAACTTCTAAAAAACCCTGTTTTATCTCCTAAGGAGACACTAAGCCTGCTGCAGGCATTTAAAGTGAGCTGGGATGAATCTCATCCTTAGGCTGATAAAAGTGACCACAGTACTTCCTGAGTACATTTATCACTGCACTAATGGGGCAAAACAAGGATTTTGGAGCCTATTTTAAATAACACCTAGAACAGTGCAAATGTAGTTAACACTAAATAAGTTCATAAATAAAGGACATGTGCTTAATTACAATATCATACATGCATACTTCGTAAAGAGAAGTTTAATACAATTAATACATTTCTTAATTGTTAACACTCTCTGAATGACTGTCAGTTCAGTTCTGGCACATTTACAGAGTGGGGGTTTGGAGTTTGTGTGTGGTATTTTTTTAGTGCTGTgctttagttttgtttgttagtttttaaggaaaagaaaccaaccATGCTGTCTCAAATACCAGGGTTAAAAGAATATATGACCAGTCaaaaacaatgtaaaaataaGGGATTTATAATCCCAGTTTGTGCATATCCCAGGTCCCTTAAAGGAATACGAATTTATGGATTTATGGACCTCTTGCTGGGTACTGTTGAGCCTCCACAATTGCAGATAAACCCAACCAAGCTTGTCAGGATGAGACTTAAAAATTACACAGCTGCCTCTGCTATGAACTTCATTCTCTTCCCTCACCAAATGTTTATTTGAAGGAGAAGTTTATTACAGATTCCTACAATTACAGAGTTCCTACCCAAaggagatatatatatatatatatatatatatatatatatatatatataatgcatAAGAAATGCATAAGGTAATCAGTAATATTGAATCTATATTACTGATTTGatactattaaaataataatttatattactAAATTggtattataaaaataaattttaatcgAAAAGGAAGGATTTCTCCTGATTATTTGCAAAAGCTTCTTAAAATGGCAATATATGCACATATTATTGTATTAATTTGAAAGAGTTCCTGCAAAGGACTGTGCTCTCCTTGAAGGAATGCTGCAAAATTCATAAGCTCTCCAGATAACCTAGAAATATTTGTAACCTATATTAGGGACTTAACACTAGGACCAGcgaaaaaacccacaacaaaactACAACCATCTCTGAGCATAATTAGTCAAATCTTCAAGTTACAAGATCAAAATGGTTTGTTTACTGAAATCTGCAAGCTTTCCACTATGCAGAATTAAGCTAAATAGCAGAGTAAATAGTACATAAGGTAATAGCACATAACTACAATATTTCCTGGTCatggaggaaaaatatttatccaATAAATTTCACATGGCTAATAAAATCTTGATTAAAATGTGACtaatataataataacaaaaattcATAACAGGTTAGGTGGGAATAAAAGCTaaggaaaaattcaaataaaagagTATTATTaatgcaaataataataataatgtctTTGTGTGAGTTCAAAGACTGAAGACAAGATTTTTAGGTGCAAGCCTATTAAATGCATTCTTAAATGCTTATTCTCCTCTTACCAGAAACCTTTGTGTCCCTTGCAACTCTCATCAATGTTTTAAATCTGTGCTACAGAGTTCAGTCTGCCTTCTGATCCATCTGATAATGTTTTCAGTGATATAATAATGGACTGTTGGTTCTGGTACCCACATCTGTGTGCAAAAAGTTAAAAATCTTGGGGAAATTATTTGCCATTTGTTCTTAATAGAGAGCAGTTCTCCATCCTCCTAAAAATAACAAGGTGTCTTCCTCCAACTCCtggctgatatttttttttcctctcatttacAGATGCTGAAAGCATTCTTCTCAAAAGTGCAATAACAAGCACCCATTAGGCCATTAAAACAGCATCAAAAAGCTATTTCCACAAGCTTGAAGAAAGTGTATTGGGTTAGATACCTATGTGAAAAACAGCTTTCTGGACTTTTAGAAAAACATTCAGGCCTAGGTTTTGGGCCACAAATCACTTCTATATCACTTGAAAGGCTAATTTGGAACAAAGTCAGGCTGCATGAACGAACTTTTAACTGCTCTGTAAAGCTGATGagtttgttttctaaatttgaAATTTAATCTATCCCTGCAGGCGCAGGTGGACACAAGGGAGAGAGCTGGGAACAGAGGATAACTCTCTTCTGCAACAGATCTCATAAGGCCTAGAGACCACAACCATTAAGGTGTCAAAGCAGCTGCTATGCAGCAATGGCATACAAAGCTGAGTGATTTTGATTCTGACAATTGCGGCTACCTGCCTCATAGAGGCTTTGCCCTTCCATGAAATTAGGTTTTCTGTCAaggattttaaggaaaaaggaatttcagatatttttggtgttttttttttccctccccagatTACTCATAAACTTAGCCACAATATCTCATATGATGCGTTTTTTAATCATGTTAACTGTGAGTAACAACCAGCTTGTTCCACAGGAAACCTTGGAAGACCCCTGGCTGATGAAAACATTGTGCGCACAGTAATTGAATTTTTGACTTACTTGCATCTGAAAGGTTAGTGAGTACCTTTTAATCTTTCCCAGTTTATGGTAGGAAATTTACTGAGGAGGCAAAACTATCCCTTAATGTACACATCTGCTGCAGATTTGAGTGTGCAAGACTTGCAACAGCACCTC
The window above is part of the Vidua macroura isolate BioBank_ID:100142 chromosome 6, ASM2450914v1, whole genome shotgun sequence genome. Proteins encoded here:
- the GAL gene encoding galanin peptides, producing the protein MQRCAGFLFLSLILCTTLSETLGLVFSAKDKRGWTLNSAGYLLGPHAVDNHRSFNDKHGFTGKREIPPDEDIKAGNLGRPLADENIVRTVIEFLTYLHLKGVGALDKLPTPEEMNQS